AGACGAGGAGCGGCGTGGACGCGGACACGGCCTCGGATTGGAGATTGCGCTCGGCATCGCGGAATTGCACCAAGGTTCGATCTCGGTTTCAAACCGTGATCCCAAAGGCTGCGAGTTCGTTGTGGTGTTGCCGCGACTTCAACCGGGCGACCGGCCGGACCTGCAAAACGGCGCGGCGGCCAATCGCGAAGTCCGCTCTTAGCAGGGCGCTGGGCCCGCGAATCCCGCTCAGGCGGCCACGTCCGCGGATACCAGAGTGACGAGCCCGGTGAACGCCGATTTTGCGGCGGATGAACCCGTATCGACGCGGGCACGAATGCGCAGAGTTCCCTCGCGACCGCTCGCGGGGGAAACCGGAATCTCGAGTTGGAGCTCTTCGCCGGATGCCGCGGCCTGCTTTGCCGCTGCCTGCAGCCGGGAGCGATCGGGCTCGCTGAGCAGCTCGGACCACGAATGCGCGGGTTCGACTTCGTCGCTCTGATTCAAGAAGAGCGCCTTCAGCCCGACCTCCCAGTAGATTCGGTTGGTCTCGATGTCCCAGCTGCACGCGGCGGAGGCCGACGAGTCCAGCGCGCGTCGAATTCTGCGGTCCCGCACCGTGAGCTGACTTGCTCGCTGCTCGAGTTGATTGCGCTGATCGACGAAGGTCTCATCGCCGTTGCGATGGAGCGGGCGCGAGCCGCCGCGTCCGGCGTCGGGCTTGGCGCGAGGGTCCATCATCAACATTGCGGGGAACACCCGGGCAACCGCGATCACCGTCGCGATCGAAATGCCTGCGGTCACAACTTTGACGACGAGCAGCAGCCGGAACGCGGGGTAGTACAGCATGGCCGCCGCGACGAGGCGCGTGATGCCGCACGCGAGCATGAACAGCCAGATCATCCACACCGTGCTGCGATTCGGAAGGCTTTTGCGTCCGAAAAGGAAGATCATCAGCAGCGTGCAGAGCACCGCGTAGGTGAAGAAGATCGACATGTCCGCGGCGAAATGGAACCAGCCCGAAGGAGTGGAGAGCGCGCCGCCGTGGACGGCGGTCGGTGGCTCAGCGGGATCAAAGAGGTGGAGCAGAAAATCGAGCATCGGTTCGAAAGGAAAAGCACGAGGCGCGGGCTCATCCAGTTTTCATTCGCACTTTATCGTGCGGATGACCCCCATCCGGTATCTTTGTATGGTCTTTTCGTCCGCTGTACAAGTCGAATTCCGCTGCAAAAGGTTCGAATCATGGCGGCCGTTTCGGTGTTGTTTTTCCTGATCGCCGTCGCGTGCGGCGTTTTTGCCTTTGGCAAAGACGGCGGCGATGTGGGATTCCACATCGGATTCATCATCGGCATAGTCGGCTTTGTTTCCTTCACTGTTGCGATCCTCGCGAGATGGGCGGCCAAGTCGCTCGACTCGGTACCCGGACAGTTCAAGCGACGCTCGCGCTGAGTTTTTCCATAAAATCAGGGCAAAATTGATGACTTCGCTCCTCGGCGAGTCCGACACCCTGAATCGGGCGAGTTCCCGATTTTTCGTCACGCTTGGTGCTCAGGCCATGCTGAGGCTCGGCTCGGGCATTCCGTCCGGCTCGAGCTGCACCGGTTTGTGGGCGCCCGCGAGCAGCGTGTAAATGCACGGCACTACGAACAGCGTGAACAGCGTGCTGATGGTCATGCCGGTTACCAGAACGATGCCGATGCTGTTTCGCGCTTCCGCGCCGGCTCCGGAGACCAGCACGAGCGGGAAGTGTCCGAAAACCGTCGCGGCCGACGTCATCAGAATCGGGCGGAGGCGCGTGCCGGCCGCCTGCATCGCCGCCTCGAACTTTGACGCGCCCGATGCTTGGACGTGATTCGCGAATTCCACGATCAGGATTCCGTTCTTGGCGACAAGGCCGACCAGCGTGATCAGGCCCACTTGTGAATAAATATTAATCGTGGTGAAGCCCAGGAACGTGAAGATCAGCGCACCGGTCAGGGCGAGCGGTACGGATCCGAGCAGCACAATCAGCGGATCGCGGAAACTCCCGAATTGCGCCGCGAGTACGAGGTAGATGAGGCCGATCGCGAGACCGAGTGTGGACGCCAGCGACGCACCTTCGGTCTTGATCTGGCGGCTCTCGCCCGCGTAATCAAGCGCGTAGCCGGCGGGCAGAACGTTTTTTGCCGCGGCCTCGAGCGCCGCGAGCGCTTCGGCTTTTGTGACCCCGTTCGCCACGATGCCGTAGATCTTGAAGCTGTTGCGCTGCTGGAATCGGGTGAGCTCGCGCGGCGCCGCCGTTGTTTCGAGCGTGACGAACGAAGAGACCGAGACCTGCCCGCCATCCGCGGCGCGCACTTTGAGGTTCAGAACCGACTCGGGCGTCATGCGCGCCGAGTCTTCGACCTGCGGAATCACTTTGTAGCTGCGGCCCTCGTGGTTGAATCGATTGGTGTACCCGCCCGAGAGCAGCACGGCAAGATCGCGTCCGACAGAAGCGAGATCGAGACCGATGTCGGCAACCTTGTCGCGATCGATCACGATCCGGGTCTGAGGTAGATCCACTTTCAAATCGGTATCGGCGTAGAGAAACTTCCCGCTTCCGAATGCGGCTCCGACGAGCATGCCGGCGTACTGCTCCATGTCCTGCGCTTCCTGCGTGCTCGTCACCATCAATTCGACATCGAACTGGCCGGCGCCCGGTAGCGGGGGGGGCAGAGCGGGAATGGCGCGGACGCCGCTGATCGCCATGAGCTTGGGAAAAACCTCGTTGCGCATATCGGTGGTCGATTGGTTTCGTTTGCTCCAGTCAACCGCCTTGATTCCGCCGAACCCGAACGTCGGGGACTGCATGACCTGAAAGAGAAACTCTCTGTTCTCGAGACTCATGAACGCTTCGCCGACCTGATCGAAGTACTTCAGCGAGTAGTCGAGAGAAGCGTCCGGAGCGGCCTGCACAACCGTGAACACGATGCCTTCGTCTTCCGTCGGCGCGAGTTCCGAGCGCGACATCATGTAGAGCGGGTAACCGGCGGCGGTGATGAGGACCGCCGCGATCACGACGGCCCAGCGCATCTGCAGCACAAACGCCAGAACCCTGACGTAAACGCGCTGCAACGCATCGAACTGGTGGTTGACGAAGCGCTGGAAACGGCCTTCTCGCGCTCCAGCGGGAACCATCCACGCGCTCATGACCGGCGAGAGCGTGATGGCGACGATGCCGGAAATCACGACGGCGGCGGCAAGAGTGAACGCGAACTCCCGGAAGAGCATGCCGGTCAAGCCGCCTTGGAATCCGATCGGGGCATAAACGGTGGCGAGCGTGATCGTCATCGCCACGACGGGTCCGAAGAGCTCGCGTGCGCCGAGTATCGCTGCCTGCATCGGAGTCTTGCCCTCGCGGACGTGGCGCTCGACGTTCTCGACGACGACAATCGCATCGTCCACCACAAGACCGACGGCGAGCACAATCGCGAGAATCGTGAGCAGGTTGAGAGAAAAGCCCATCGCCAGCATGGCAAGACACGCGCCGACGAGAGAGATCGGCATCGCGACCATGGGCACGAGCACCGTGCGCAGCGACCCCATGAACAGGAAGACCACGAGACCGACGATCAGAATGGTCTCGATGAGGGTGTGGATGATCTCCTTGATCGCATTTTCCATGTAGTACGTGCCGTCGTAGGCGAGCGTCATCGTGACGCCGGGCGCGAGTTTGGGCTGCATCTCCGCGAGCTTTTCCTTGAGCGCCTGGGCGACCTCGAGTTCGTTGGCGCTCGGCAGGGGCCAGACGCTGAACCAGATGGCGGGCTCTCGGTTGAATCCCGCGCGACCGGTGGCTTCTTCGCTTCCGAGCTCGATGCGCGCGATATCGGCGAGCCGGACGATCGTGCCGTCACGTTCGCGGACGATGAGTTGGCGGAATTCGTCCGCCGTGCGCAGGTCGGTGTCGGTCATCAGGTCGACCTGGACGTCCTTCCCTTTCGTACGGCCGACCGTCGCCAGAAAATTGTTTCGCACGAGCGCCGTTTGCACCTCACCCGGTGTGATGTCGAGCGCGTCGAGCTTGTCGGAGTCCAGCCAGATCCGCATCGCCAGCGGCAGCGGGCCCTCGATGCCCACGCGCTGCACCCCAGGCAGCGCCTGAAGCTCGGGCTGCAGTTCCCGCGCCATGTAGTCGTTGAGCTGCGGAAGCGACATCAGCTTCGTCGTCATGCTGATGTAGAAGGTGGCGTAGGGCTTGTCGGTCCGCTGGATTTCGATGACGGGTGATTCGACGTTGGAAGGGAGTTCGCTGCGCACCTGATTGAGACGCGCGGAGATCTCGGCAAGCGCCGCGTTGCTTGAGTGGTTCAGCCGAAGACGAACGGTGACGGTGCTGATGCCTGCGGTGCTCTTCGATTCGATGTAGTCGATGCCGTCGATCGCCGACACGGCCTTCTCGATCGGCGTAGTCACAAAGCCGCGGACCGTTTCGGCGCTCGCCCCGATGTACGCCGTGTTGATGATGATCGCGCTCGACTCGAGGCGCGGATACTGGCGGACCGGCAGGTTGAAGATCGCCTTCCACCCAAGGCCCAGGATGATCAGGTTGATCACGAGCGCCAGCACCGGCTTCTTGATAAAGATGTCCGTGAACGGTTTCATTCTTCTCTCGATTGCGGCACGAACCGCGATGGGATCCGAGTCCTGCGTTTATCTCGGCGGGCGGGAGCGGAGACTCACTGGTTAGTGTTTGTCGCTGACTTCACTGACGTTCGGGGTCGCCGGAGACGCGGGGCTCGCGTCATTCCCCGGCTTGTTCTGAATTCCGGCGTGCGCGGTCGCGCCGCCGGCCGGCTGTTCGCTCCGCGGCGGTATGGCGACGACCATGGCTCCATCCCTCAGTTTGAACGAGCCACCGGTGACGACTCTCTCGCCGGCCTCTAGCCCGGTCGCGACGACAACCCGATCGCCCATGTTTGCCCCGAGTTGCACCATTCTCTGATGAGCCACCATGGGGGGCGGTCCCTGCATGGGCGGCGCGCCGGGCGGAGCCGGCGGGATCTTGCTCGGGTCCATCGGCGACACCACATACACGTGGTCGCCGAAGGCGGCGCGTCGCACCGCCGTCGCCGGAATGACGATCGAATCAACCGGTGGCGACACAGGCACTTCGACATCGATAAACATGCCGGGCTTGAGTTTGTAGCCAGGATTCGGAACGCTGGAGCGCACCCGGACGTTTCGCGTGACCGGATTCACGGTCGCATCGACCGAGACGACGGTGATCTTCGCGTCGTCGGTACCGAGCAATTTAGACCTTGCCGACACGACCATGCCCGCGGACACACGCTGGGCATATTCCTGAGGCACTGCGAAATCGAGATAGATGTCGTCGGTGAGTTCGGTGAGATCCACGATCTTGGTGCCCTCGGCAAGGTATTGGCCGGGGTGGACCGTGCGCATGCCGACTCGTGCCTTGAACGGCGCGCTCAGGGTTTTCTTTGCGATGATGGTCTCGATCTGTTGCACGCGTGCCGTGGCTTGATCGCGCTCGGCCTTGGCTTTGGCGAGCGACGATTCGGCACGCTGCTGCGCGGCTTCGGCGCGCTCCACTTCACTCGTCGCCTTGTCGACATCCGATTCCGATACCGAACTTGCAGTCGCCGCGCTCTTGTACCGCTTCAGGGTCGAGCGCGCGAGGTCCGCCGCCGACTTGGCCATCGTGATTTCAGCTTCCGCGACTTCGATTCCCGACACGGCGAGTCGAACTGTCGCCTTGGCGGCGGCGAGGTCGGCCTCCTCGGTTGAGGCGTCGAGCTTGACGAGCACCTGACCGGGCTCCACGATGTCCCCTGAATTGAAGTTGACTTCTCTCACGACGCCGACGATCTCGTTCGCGAGATTCACGCTCCGGACGGCGATGACCGTGCCCACCAGACGTGAGCGTGGCTGCCACGGAACAGATGTGGCCTCGACCGTTTCGACAGATTCGGGCATCGCGAATCCGCCCATGCCTTGGGCGGCGTGAATCTGGCGATACTTCCAGAATGCAAGCCCTCCGCCGACGACGACCAACGTGGCGAGCAGTCCGACTCCGGCCAAAAACGGTTTCATTCGCATGACGAACCTTCTTCTCCTGGTCGGCGCGGTGCACCGGGTTGAGTGCACCCCGGGGCGCCCGAACGACCAACCAAGAAAACGATAGTCTTCAATAGTTGAAGTTGTCAAGTGTTTCGGGTAAGATGTGCCCCTATGGGCGTTTGCAAGATTCCCAAACCCAAGGATCCGGTTGCCGCGGCACGTGCGGAAGTGGTGGAGTTGCTTTTCTCGTATGTCGAGCGACTTCGAGCTCACTTCGAGTCGGTGGCCGCCGCGCGAGAATTGACGGCGGTCCAGGCCAAGGTGCTGATGTTTCTGGGGGACGCGGAGCCGATGCGATGCATCGCCGATAATCTGGGTTGCGATCCCTCGAACATCACGGGCGTAGTCGATCGACTGCAGGATCGCGGGTTGTTGACCCGCTCTGAGGATCCGAAGGATCGGCGCGTCAAAATCTTACATGTGACGCCGGCCGGAAAGAAACTGCGCGAGGTCATCGGCTCTGAATTGTTCCGTGACGTGCCTGGGATGAACATGCTTTCACGATCGCAGGTCGCCGACTTGCGCAATCTTCTTTCCAGCTTGTGCTCGGACGCCCCCGTCAATCAATCGATCTGAAACAAGGCAGCGATTGTCGGATGTGGAACCGGCATTTCCGTTTGGCTCAAAGTGCATCGAGAGCCTGTGAACGCGGCGCCCGGTCGGTTCTGCGAGCAAGAGGATCCGGTCGGAATCCCGGGTGCACCGGCTGAAACGCGGAGCATTCCAAACCCGCCGATCCTTCGGGGGGCTGATCGGCGGATTGCAAAAAGCCTGTAAACAATGGAACGATTGGTCGCGCTGCCGCATCCAACGGGTTCGAGGCGCGGAAGCACGTTGGTAGCGGAAACTCGAGCTGCATGATTCGCAGGGTGTTCCGGCAAGTTTGTTCGGGCACGCGCGAATCAGAGCCTCCGGCCGGAAATCGCAACTGTTCGCTTCTTCTCCGGAATGCTGGCAAGAATGATCCCGATTCTCTCAACTTCAAGGAGATCCGAATGAAACACTGGAAGCCGATCGTGTCCACTTTGGCGCTTTCGATGGTTGTCGCATTGCCCTTGATGGCGCAGCCCGGCGGTTCGACTCCCGCGCCCAAGCCGGCCACAAAGGCGCCGGCCCGCGTCAGCCCGGGCGAAGTGACGAGCACGGTTGTCGATGGCAATCGCGTGACGCTGGTCTACAGCCGCCCGTACACGAAGGACCCCAAGACCGGCGCCGCCCGCAAGATCTGGGGCGGGTTGGTCCCCTACGGACAGGTTTGGCGCGCGGGCGCGAACGAGGCGACGCTTTTGATCACGCAGCAACCGATCGAGATCGGCGGCGCGACCGTGCCGGCCGGCGCGTATTCGCTCTTCATGCTGCCGGTTGAGGGTGGCCCTTCGAAGCTGATCATCAACAAGCAGATCGGCCAGTGGGGCAGCCAGTACGATGACAAGCAGGATCTCGCCCGCGTCGATCTCGTGCAATCCGCAACCCCGGAGTCTGTTGATCAATTCACAATGCGGGTAGCGAAAGAAGCCGCCGGCGGGGGAACTCTCACTCTCGCGTGGGAAAACCTGCAGTTCACGGTTCCGTACTCGGTCAAGAAATAGCAGCGTGCACGGCGACTTCTCGGAGCCACGTTTTTCGATCGCGTTGATTTGTCACGACCTGCGCCGGCCGCGCCGGCGGTTGATCCCACGCGGATTTCAGAAATGAACACACCGCATCAATCGCCGACGTGGCTGGCTTGTCTATTCATCTTTTCTTTAATCGCGGGCGCCGCGTTCGGGCGCGCGCCCGATCTCCCGGAAAAGGAGGCGGCACCGGGCGCTGCGATCGGCCACGACTTGGAGGCGTTCGGAAAGTGCGCCACGGTTCTCTATGTTGCGGCGCACCCGGACGATGAGAACACGCAGCTCATCACCTATTTCTCGCAGGGGCGGGGCTTTCGGACCGCGTATCTCTCGGTGACGCGGGGCGACGGCGGGCAGAACGTGCTCGGTCCGGAATTCGGCGATGAACTCGGCGTGATCCGCACGCAGGAACTGCTCGAAGCGCGCAAAGTCGACGGCGGCAGACAGTTCTTCACGCGCGCCATCGACTTCGGGTTTTCGAAAGATCCGAATGAGACGCTGAGCATCTGGGATCGCAAGGCCGTGCTGGGCGACATGGTGCGGGTGATCCGCGAATTCCGGCCGGATGTGATCATCACGCGTTTTTCGCCCGAACCGAGCCGCACGCACGGACATCACACGGCGTCCGCGATGCTGACGGTCGAGGCGTTCAAATTGGCGGGCGATCCGAGCGCGTATCCGGAACAACTCGGCGAACTCAAGCCGTGGCAGCCGAAGCGGATTCTGCACAACGGCCGATCGGGGGGCGGCGAGTCTCCGGTCGGCGCTTTCAGCATCGACATCAGCGGCGCGGATGCGGTCACCGGGCATTCGTTCGACGAGATTGCGGCGAAGAGCCGCTCCATGCACCAATCGCAGGGCTTCGCGGGATTCACGGGATTCGGTTCGCGCGGTGCCGCGGGTGCGCGAATGGAGACGTTCTTGCCCTTGGGTGGAGAGCCGGCGGCCAAGGATCCATTCGACGGGATCGACACGACATGGGCGCGATATCCGGGAGGCGAGGGGGTTGCGAAGTCGGTTGCAGATGCGATCGCGGGATTTCGCGCCGATGATCCGGCGGCGAGCATTCCGGCGCTTCTTGCGATTCGTTCAAAGGCCGCTGCGCTCCCGAGCGACCCGGTGATCGCGGACAAGCGCGAGCAACTCGATCGGATCATCGCCGAGTGCGCGGGCATTCGAGTCCGCACCGAGATCGCAAATCCCGAAGTTTGTCCGGGCGAAACGATGGCGTTGCAGGTGTCTGCCGCGGCGAGCGCGCCCGTTCGATGGGTTGCGGTGCGGTTTCCGGCGACGGATCGCGACGAAGTTGTGAATGCGGATCTCTCTTCCACTTTCACGCGGCGTTCGTTGAGCGCGGAATTGCCGCCGACCGCGCCGCTGACACAGCCGTATTGGCTGAGAGAGACCGCTTCGGCGGGGATCGCACAGGTCTCCGATGCAATGCTCATCGGCCGAGCGGAAAACCCGCCGGTGTTCCCGGTTGAATATGTGTTTGAAATCGCGGGACAAGGGCTGGTCGTTCGCGACGTGCCGGCGAAAGCCATTTCGGCAGGCGACGGCGCGATTTCGCGGGAAGAACTCGTGGTCGTGCCGCCGGTTTCGCTCTCGTTCAAGTCGGATATTCGTTTGTTCGCTCCCGGAGAGCAACGCGCGGTGGAAGTGGAGGTGCTCGCGGCACGGCCGCAGATTTCTGGAACGGTTTCGCTGGAGGTACCCGCCGGCTGGAGCGTTTCTCCTGCCCCGCTTCCGCTAAAGCTCGTGCAGGCGGGCGATCGAAAAGCGTATGAATTTCAAGTCACAGCGCCCGGCGCGAGCGCGCCGGTTGATTTCGGAGTCAGAGCGGAAGTTGCGGGGCGCGAATATGGCACGCGCCGGATCGACATTCGCTATCCGCACATACCGCGGCAGGTGCTTCAGCCGCCGGCGCGGCTTCGCGCGGTCTGCCTCGATCTCAAGACCGCGGGACATCGCATCGGGTACGTTCCGGGCGCGGGTGATAGCGTCGCCGAATGTCTCGAGCAGATGGGGTTTGAGGTGACGACGCTCACTGGCGAGGATCTCACGCCGGAGAAGTTGAAAGGTCTTGATGCGGTGGTGATCGGCGTTCGCGCGTTCAACGTACGGAATGATCTGAGCGCGGGTCTACCGGCGCTCTTTGCGTTTGCGGAGGCTGGCGGCACGGTCGTCGTGCAGTACAACCGGCCGAACGGGATCCAAAGTGGCGCCGTTGCGCCGTTCAACCTTCAGATCTCTTCTGATCGCGTGACGGATGAAAACGCGCCGGTGACTTTGCTTGCGCCCGAGCATTCGGTGCTGAACACGCCGAACAAGATTTTGGCAAAGGACTTTGAAGGCTGGGTGCAAGAGCGGGGGCTGTATTTCCCGAATCAGTGGGACGAGCGATTTGTGCCGCTGATCGCGTGTTCTGATCCGGGGGAAGCGCCGCTGAAAGGCGGGCTGCTCGTAGCGCCGTACGGAAAAGGGCGGTACATCTACACGGGGCTGGCATGGTTCCGTGAGCTTCCAGCCGGGGTGCCGGGGGCGTATCGACTCTTCGCCAATCTCGTGGCACCCAGCGAATGAACCGAAACCCGTCTGAAAACCACGCGGCGCCGAGCCCGAACCCGGCCGACGATGAACTGGCGACTGGCTTGCCTCTGCTTGGCAGTTGGCGAGCGGTTTACATCTTGGTGACCGCGTGTTTTGTGTTCTGGGTTGCGATCCTTGCCCTTCTGCCGCGGGTGTTCTCTTGAACGCGCTCGATTACGCGGTGCTGCTGATCTCGATCCTGAGCATCGCGGCATACGGCATCTGGCGCACGCGGGGCAAGCGGAGCCTTGAAACGTACATTCAGGGAAGCGGCAAATCCTCGTGGCTGATCATCGGGATTTCGGTGATGGCGACGCAGGCGAGCGCGATCACGTTTCTCTCGACACCCGGCCAAGGCTTCGAGAGCGGACTTGGCTTTGTGCAGAATTACTTCGGTGCGCCGTTCGCGCTCATGATCATCGCAGCGATCTTTCTGCCCTTGTTCCGGCGGCTGAATGTGTACACGGCGTATGAGTTTCTGGGGAAGCGGTTCGACGCGAAGACTCGCTTGCTCGGCGCCGGGCTGTTTCTGCTGCAACGGGGGCTTGGCGCGGGGATCACGATCTATGCGCCGGC
The DNA window shown above is from Phycisphaeraceae bacterium and carries:
- a CDS encoding efflux RND transporter permease subunit; translated protein: MKPFTDIFIKKPVLALVINLIILGLGWKAIFNLPVRQYPRLESSAIIINTAYIGASAETVRGFVTTPIEKAVSAIDGIDYIESKSTAGISTVTVRLRLNHSSNAALAEISARLNQVRSELPSNVESPVIEIQRTDKPYATFYISMTTKLMSLPQLNDYMARELQPELQALPGVQRVGIEGPLPLAMRIWLDSDKLDALDITPGEVQTALVRNNFLATVGRTKGKDVQVDLMTDTDLRTADEFRQLIVRERDGTIVRLADIARIELGSEEATGRAGFNREPAIWFSVWPLPSANELEVAQALKEKLAEMQPKLAPGVTMTLAYDGTYYMENAIKEIIHTLIETILIVGLVVFLFMGSLRTVLVPMVAMPISLVGACLAMLAMGFSLNLLTILAIVLAVGLVVDDAIVVVENVERHVREGKTPMQAAILGARELFGPVVAMTITLATVYAPIGFQGGLTGMLFREFAFTLAAAVVISGIVAITLSPVMSAWMVPAGAREGRFQRFVNHQFDALQRVYVRVLAFVLQMRWAVVIAAVLITAAGYPLYMMSRSELAPTEDEGIVFTVVQAAPDASLDYSLKYFDQVGEAFMSLENREFLFQVMQSPTFGFGGIKAVDWSKRNQSTTDMRNEVFPKLMAISGVRAIPALPPPLPGAGQFDVELMVTSTQEAQDMEQYAGMLVGAAFGSGKFLYADTDLKVDLPQTRIVIDRDKVADIGLDLASVGRDLAVLLSGGYTNRFNHEGRSYKVIPQVEDSARMTPESVLNLKVRAADGGQVSVSSFVTLETTAAPRELTRFQQRNSFKIYGIVANGVTKAEALAALEAAAKNVLPAGYALDYAGESRQIKTEGASLASTLGLAIGLIYLVLAAQFGSFRDPLIVLLGSVPLALTGALIFTFLGFTTINIYSQVGLITLVGLVAKNGILIVEFANHVQASGASKFEAAMQAAGTRLRPILMTSAATVFGHFPLVLVSGAGAEARNSIGIVLVTGMTISTLFTLFVVPCIYTLLAGAHKPVQLEPDGMPEPSLSMA
- a CDS encoding efflux RND transporter periplasmic adaptor subunit, producing MRMKPFLAGVGLLATLVVVGGGLAFWKYRQIHAAQGMGGFAMPESVETVEATSVPWQPRSRLVGTVIAVRSVNLANEIVGVVREVNFNSGDIVEPGQVLVKLDASTEEADLAAAKATVRLAVSGIEVAEAEITMAKSAADLARSTLKRYKSAATASSVSESDVDKATSEVERAEAAQQRAESSLAKAKAERDQATARVQQIETIIAKKTLSAPFKARVGMRTVHPGQYLAEGTKIVDLTELTDDIYLDFAVPQEYAQRVSAGMVVSARSKLLGTDDAKITVVSVDATVNPVTRNVRVRSSVPNPGYKLKPGMFIDVEVPVSPPVDSIVIPATAVRRAAFGDHVYVVSPMDPSKIPPAPPGAPPMQGPPPMVAHQRMVQLGANMGDRVVVATGLEAGERVVTGGSFKLRDGAMVVAIPPRSEQPAGGATAHAGIQNKPGNDASPASPATPNVSEVSDKH
- a CDS encoding MarR family transcriptional regulator; its protein translation is MGVCKIPKPKDPVAAARAEVVELLFSYVERLRAHFESVAAARELTAVQAKVLMFLGDAEPMRCIADNLGCDPSNITGVVDRLQDRGLLTRSEDPKDRRVKILHVTPAGKKLREVIGSELFRDVPGMNMLSRSQVADLRNLLSSLCSDAPVNQSI
- a CDS encoding DUF2911 domain-containing protein yields the protein MKHWKPIVSTLALSMVVALPLMAQPGGSTPAPKPATKAPARVSPGEVTSTVVDGNRVTLVYSRPYTKDPKTGAARKIWGGLVPYGQVWRAGANEATLLITQQPIEIGGATVPAGAYSLFMLPVEGGPSKLIINKQIGQWGSQYDDKQDLARVDLVQSATPESVDQFTMRVAKEAAGGGTLTLAWENLQFTVPYSVKK
- a CDS encoding PIG-L family deacetylase; amino-acid sequence: MNTPHQSPTWLACLFIFSLIAGAAFGRAPDLPEKEAAPGAAIGHDLEAFGKCATVLYVAAHPDDENTQLITYFSQGRGFRTAYLSVTRGDGGQNVLGPEFGDELGVIRTQELLEARKVDGGRQFFTRAIDFGFSKDPNETLSIWDRKAVLGDMVRVIREFRPDVIITRFSPEPSRTHGHHTASAMLTVEAFKLAGDPSAYPEQLGELKPWQPKRILHNGRSGGGESPVGAFSIDISGADAVTGHSFDEIAAKSRSMHQSQGFAGFTGFGSRGAAGARMETFLPLGGEPAAKDPFDGIDTTWARYPGGEGVAKSVADAIAGFRADDPAASIPALLAIRSKAAALPSDPVIADKREQLDRIIAECAGIRVRTEIANPEVCPGETMALQVSAAASAPVRWVAVRFPATDRDEVVNADLSSTFTRRSLSAELPPTAPLTQPYWLRETASAGIAQVSDAMLIGRAENPPVFPVEYVFEIAGQGLVVRDVPAKAISAGDGAISREELVVVPPVSLSFKSDIRLFAPGEQRAVEVEVLAARPQISGTVSLEVPAGWSVSPAPLPLKLVQAGDRKAYEFQVTAPGASAPVDFGVRAEVAGREYGTRRIDIRYPHIPRQVLQPPARLRAVCLDLKTAGHRIGYVPGAGDSVAECLEQMGFEVTTLTGEDLTPEKLKGLDAVVIGVRAFNVRNDLSAGLPALFAFAEAGGTVVVQYNRPNGIQSGAVAPFNLQISSDRVTDENAPVTLLAPEHSVLNTPNKILAKDFEGWVQERGLYFPNQWDERFVPLIACSDPGEAPLKGGLLVAPYGKGRYIYTGLAWFRELPAGVPGAYRLFANLVAPSE